From a region of the Theobroma cacao cultivar B97-61/B2 chromosome 8, Criollo_cocoa_genome_V2, whole genome shotgun sequence genome:
- the LOC18592065 gene encoding uncharacterized protein LOC18592065 isoform X2, whose amino-acid sequence MKLGNNRSWNFEMHCIGLRRTKKQMLGANGRSASSSSPSSWHLCSSRNLDDGNLQSMLNISPRLSMLSNPDALLERSSPDQASMHWNSRKEVCYCSSKSVASNGTPGPKSSVRLRREIAVLELKILHLERYLLALYRTAFEEHLPTLSNNGGNHLECETELLLPIVANGHHNLEPRMQKCDFANHDQPSPAHDSFVSDGQNCPSSFNIAMSVREEKLSASGHRSLADHLGASRMDKSLYNPDRLSEHIVRCISSIYCKLAHVPQAHAGLSASPVSSLSSSSIFSSKTPCDSWSPHYTEASKGNTQFQVSKEESGPHAAIIEVSKLSLDNDSFNYAAEMLQNFRSLVRNLEKVDPRKMKREEKLAFWINIHNALVMHANLAYGTHSHVKSTSIMKAEYNVGGYCINAYIIQTSILGIRPHQSALASSMMQLSLSCQSFENKWSYRMEATCFPGNPFYQEWLVLYILRRNSLLCMCCCWFRSQIS is encoded by the exons ATGAAGCTTGGCAATAACCGAAGCTGGAACTTTGAAATGCATTGCATTGGACTTAG AAGAACTAAAAAGCAGATGCTGGGTGCCAATGGCCGGTCCgcttcctcttcttctccttcctctTGGCACCTTTGTTCCTCCAG AAATCTTGACGACGGGAATCTCCAAAGTATGCTAAATATATCGCCTAGACTATCCATGTTATCTAATCCA GATGCACTGTTGGAGAGGTCATCACCTGACCAGGCTTCAATGCACTGGAATTCCAGAAAAGAAGTTTGTTATTGCTCCAGTAAATCTGTTGCTTCCAATGGCACACCAGGGCCAAAG TCATCTGTGAGACTGAGGAGGGAGATTGCTGTACTTGAGCTCAAAATTTTGCATTTAGAACGTTATCTTCTCGCATTATATCGAACAGCTTTTGAAGAACACCTACCAACCTTATCAAATAATGGTGGAAACCATTTAGAATGTGAGACAGAATTACTGTTACCAATTGTGGCAAATGGGCACCACAACTTGGAACCGCGCATGCAGAAATGTGATTTTGCAAATCATGACCAGCCTTCCCCTGCACATGATTCTTTCGTTTCAGATGGCCAGAATTGTCCCTCCAGTTTTAATATTGCAATGTCTGTGAGG GAAGAGAAATTATCTGCTTCTGGTCATCGCAGTCTTGCTGATCACCTTGGTGCTTCTCGTATGGATAAGAGCCTTTACAATCCAGACAGACTTTCTGAACATATAGTGAGATGCATATCTTCTATTTATTGCAAACTTGCCCATGTCCCACAAGCCCATGCAGGCTTGTCAGCTTCTCCTGTTTCATCTCTGTCCTCCTCAAGtatattttcttctaaaactCCTTGTGATAGTTGGAGTCCTCATTATACTGAGGCGTCCAAAGGAAACACTCAATTTCAAGTCTCAAAAGAAGAGAGTGGACCACATGCTGCAATAATAGAGGTTTCGAAATTAAGTCTAGATAATGATAGTTTCAATTATGCTGCCGAAATGCTACAAAACTTCAG GTCATTGGTCCGAAATCTTGAGAAGGTTGACCCAAGGAAAATGAAGCGTGAAGAGAAGCTTGCATTCTGGATCAACATTCACAATGCCCTGGTGATGCAT GCAAACTTAGCATATGGAACTCATAGTCATGTCAAAAGTACCTCCATAATGAAA GCAGAATACAATGTTGGTGGATATTGCATTAATGCTTATATCATCCAAACCTCCATTTTAGGAATTCGGCCACACCAATCAGCACTG GCGTCTAGCATGATGCAACTCTCCTTGTCTTGCCAGAGCTTTGAGAATAAATGGTCTTACAGAATGGAAGCAACATGTTTTCCTGGGAATCCCTTCTATCAGGAATGGTTGGTCCTCTACATTTTAAGAAGAAATTCATTACTCTGTATGTGCTGTTGTTGGTTTCGCTCTCAAATATCCTAA
- the LOC18592065 gene encoding uncharacterized protein LOC18592065 isoform X1, with the protein MKLGNNRSWNFEMHCIGLRRTKKQMLGANGRSASSSSPSSWHLCSSRNLDDGNLQSMLNISPRLSMLSNPDALLERSSPDQASMHWNSRKEVCYCSSKSVASNGTPGPKSSVRLRREIAVLELKILHLERYLLALYRTAFEEHLPTLSNNGGNHLECETELLLPIVANGHHNLEPRMQKCDFANHDQPSPAHDSFVSDGQNCPSSFNIAMSVREEKLSASGHRSLADHLGASRMDKSLYNPDRLSEHIVRCISSIYCKLAHVPQAHAGLSASPVSSLSSSSIFSSKTPCDSWSPHYTEASKGNTQFQVSKEESGPHAAIIEVSKLSLDNDSFNYAAEMLQNFRSLVRNLEKVDPRKMKREEKLAFWINIHNALVMHANLAYGTHSHVKSTSIMKAEYNVGGYCINAYIIQTSILGIRPHQSALWLQTLFSPGRKPKATSTKHVYALEYPEPLVHFALCLGAYSDPMVRVYTAENIFRDLKLAMEEFIHSRVYIHKEMKIFLPKVLYHFAKDMSLDMKNVLEIVSGCVSEEQREFIQKCIKGRPDKYIHWLSQSSSFRYLIHGELAKEE; encoded by the exons ATGAAGCTTGGCAATAACCGAAGCTGGAACTTTGAAATGCATTGCATTGGACTTAG AAGAACTAAAAAGCAGATGCTGGGTGCCAATGGCCGGTCCgcttcctcttcttctccttcctctTGGCACCTTTGTTCCTCCAG AAATCTTGACGACGGGAATCTCCAAAGTATGCTAAATATATCGCCTAGACTATCCATGTTATCTAATCCA GATGCACTGTTGGAGAGGTCATCACCTGACCAGGCTTCAATGCACTGGAATTCCAGAAAAGAAGTTTGTTATTGCTCCAGTAAATCTGTTGCTTCCAATGGCACACCAGGGCCAAAG TCATCTGTGAGACTGAGGAGGGAGATTGCTGTACTTGAGCTCAAAATTTTGCATTTAGAACGTTATCTTCTCGCATTATATCGAACAGCTTTTGAAGAACACCTACCAACCTTATCAAATAATGGTGGAAACCATTTAGAATGTGAGACAGAATTACTGTTACCAATTGTGGCAAATGGGCACCACAACTTGGAACCGCGCATGCAGAAATGTGATTTTGCAAATCATGACCAGCCTTCCCCTGCACATGATTCTTTCGTTTCAGATGGCCAGAATTGTCCCTCCAGTTTTAATATTGCAATGTCTGTGAGG GAAGAGAAATTATCTGCTTCTGGTCATCGCAGTCTTGCTGATCACCTTGGTGCTTCTCGTATGGATAAGAGCCTTTACAATCCAGACAGACTTTCTGAACATATAGTGAGATGCATATCTTCTATTTATTGCAAACTTGCCCATGTCCCACAAGCCCATGCAGGCTTGTCAGCTTCTCCTGTTTCATCTCTGTCCTCCTCAAGtatattttcttctaaaactCCTTGTGATAGTTGGAGTCCTCATTATACTGAGGCGTCCAAAGGAAACACTCAATTTCAAGTCTCAAAAGAAGAGAGTGGACCACATGCTGCAATAATAGAGGTTTCGAAATTAAGTCTAGATAATGATAGTTTCAATTATGCTGCCGAAATGCTACAAAACTTCAG GTCATTGGTCCGAAATCTTGAGAAGGTTGACCCAAGGAAAATGAAGCGTGAAGAGAAGCTTGCATTCTGGATCAACATTCACAATGCCCTGGTGATGCAT GCAAACTTAGCATATGGAACTCATAGTCATGTCAAAAGTACCTCCATAATGAAA GCAGAATACAATGTTGGTGGATATTGCATTAATGCTTATATCATCCAAACCTCCATTTTAGGAATTCGGCCACACCAATCAGCACTG TGGCTTCAAACACTGTTTTCTCCAGGACGGAAACCTAAGGCAACAAGCACCAAACATGTGTATGCCTTAGAATACCCGGAGCCCCTTGTTCATTTTGCACTTTGTTTGGGAGCCTACTCTGACCCAATG GTTCGAGTATACACAGCCGAAAACATATTTAGAGATCTCAAGCTTGCTATGGAAGAGTTCATTCATTCTAGAGTCTACATCCACAAGGAGATGAAAATTTTCCTTCCTAAAGTTCTTTACCACTTTGCAAAGGATATGTCACTGGACATGAAGAATGTATTGGAGATAGTTAGTGGATGTGTATCAGAAGAGCAACGTGAATTTATCCAGAAATGCATTAAGGGAAGGCCCGACAAGTACATCCACTGGTTATCTCAAAGTTCGAGTTTTCGGTATCTCATCCATGGAGAACTGGCTAAAGAAGAATGA